Proteins encoded within one genomic window of Deltaproteobacteria bacterium:
- a CDS encoding VOC family protein: MFAQLRHMAIVSSNCDQEGDFYRDVFGLKRSALQRAGGAVVVGDGYVGLNLNPRAPGRQAGFDHFGFEVQDVEVVFARLKGKYPKCEVLKRPSNRPFAGISMHDPNGNVFDLSQLNMENRRDIYTDKVEERKRRVGHIALRCVDADLCGEFYRDVFELKELEKPSGDPNHYLSDGKVTLAVMPWKISDFYGSGIERPALDHIGFKVESMSAFKADLEKYSAAYFKQEDRPEKNPEREVRRQLLAKFPLGQFQMSDPDGVLITVSEA, from the coding sequence ATGTTTGCCCAACTAAGACATATGGCCATCGTCAGCAGCAACTGCGACCAGGAAGGCGATTTCTATCGCGACGTTTTCGGCTTGAAACGCTCGGCCCTGCAACGCGCCGGCGGAGCGGTCGTCGTCGGTGACGGCTATGTTGGGTTGAACCTAAACCCGCGCGCGCCGGGGCGCCAAGCCGGTTTCGATCACTTCGGCTTCGAGGTTCAAGACGTTGAAGTAGTCTTCGCGCGCCTCAAGGGAAAATATCCCAAATGCGAAGTGCTGAAACGCCCAAGCAACCGTCCCTTTGCCGGCATCAGCATGCACGACCCCAACGGCAATGTGTTCGATTTGTCGCAATTGAACATGGAAAATCGCCGCGACATTTACACCGATAAGGTCGAAGAGCGCAAACGCCGCGTCGGCCATATCGCCCTGCGCTGCGTTGATGCCGACCTGTGCGGCGAATTTTATCGCGACGTGTTCGAGCTCAAAGAATTGGAAAAGCCATCCGGCGATCCCAACCACTATCTATCGGACGGCAAAGTAACTTTGGCGGTCATGCCCTGGAAGATTTCCGATTTCTATGGCTCAGGCATCGAACGGCCGGCGTTGGATCACATCGGCTTCAAGGTCGAAAGCATGTCGGCCTTCAAAGCCGACTTGGAAAAATACTCGGCAGCCTATTTCAAGCAGGAAGATCGCCCGGAAAAAAATCCTGAGCGCGAAGTGCGGCGCCAATTATTGGCGAAGTTTCCGCTGGGCCAGTTTCAGATGTCCGACCCTGATGGCGTGCTGATCACGGTATCTGAAGCCTAG
- a CDS encoding DUF4071 domain-containing protein yields the protein MADASRDTKGTCFVVMGFGKKTDFETGRTLDLDKSYRNMIKPAVQAAELECIRADEIVHSGLIDVPMYEQLLKADVVVADLSTSNKNAFYELGVRHALRPYTTVVIAEDGIKAFPFDVNHVAVRQYHHLGEDIGFEEVMRFREALTKAIKEIMDKTPRPEDSPVYTFLKGPNPPSISAMVQAAAQSNVEQSGGAAANWRASSSSLMVAATHSAVMQEVDEAQKKGDFNAAKSLLSVIRNMRKSAASETQPVAEDPYVLHRLALVTVKSKHPTPTDALNEGRDLLVSLNPHNSHDTETLGPWGSIHKHLWEETKNPGDLDEAVRAYRRGFYLRNDYYNGINVAYLLNIRAVNHLDPAEAIADYVQARRVRQEVLALCEDWLTNNSPANEPDAKSPAHLEYRRSRYWVLATMAEAYLGLDEEEKSKELLHQALPIAPEQWMIDSTLEQMKKLRPLLTPSPLLHLKSGKETNAGRATGAPVN from the coding sequence ATGGCCGATGCCAGCAGAGATACGAAGGGAACTTGTTTTGTGGTCATGGGGTTTGGCAAGAAGACTGACTTCGAGACCGGCCGAACACTCGATCTCGACAAGTCCTACAGAAACATGATCAAGCCCGCCGTGCAGGCGGCGGAGCTTGAATGCATCCGCGCCGATGAGATCGTCCACTCCGGCCTCATCGATGTGCCGATGTATGAGCAACTGCTAAAAGCCGATGTGGTGGTGGCGGATCTGTCGACGTCGAACAAAAACGCTTTCTATGAGCTCGGCGTGCGCCACGCTCTGCGGCCCTACACGACGGTAGTGATCGCCGAGGACGGCATCAAAGCGTTTCCCTTCGACGTCAACCACGTCGCCGTGCGCCAGTATCATCACCTGGGCGAGGACATTGGCTTCGAAGAGGTGATGCGCTTTCGCGAGGCGTTGACCAAGGCGATCAAAGAAATCATGGACAAGACCCCGCGTCCGGAAGACAGCCCGGTGTATACTTTTCTCAAAGGGCCCAATCCGCCGTCCATCTCCGCGATGGTTCAAGCGGCGGCACAGAGCAACGTGGAACAGTCGGGCGGCGCAGCGGCGAATTGGCGCGCTTCTTCGAGTAGCCTTATGGTCGCGGCCACGCACAGCGCGGTGATGCAAGAAGTCGACGAAGCGCAAAAGAAGGGCGACTTCAACGCCGCAAAGAGTTTGCTGAGCGTGATTCGCAATATGAGGAAATCTGCCGCGTCGGAAACTCAGCCGGTTGCGGAAGATCCATACGTGCTCCATCGCCTGGCGCTGGTGACGGTAAAAAGCAAGCATCCGACGCCAACAGACGCGCTCAACGAAGGGCGCGATCTGCTGGTTAGTTTGAACCCGCACAATTCCCACGACACCGAGACCCTCGGCCCGTGGGGCTCGATCCACAAACATCTTTGGGAGGAAACCAAAAATCCCGGCGATCTCGACGAAGCGGTGCGCGCCTATCGGCGCGGCTTCTATCTGCGCAACGATTACTACAACGGCATTAACGTGGCGTACCTGCTAAACATCCGCGCGGTGAACCACCTCGACCCCGCCGAGGCGATCGCCGATTACGTGCAGGCGCGGCGCGTGCGCCAGGAAGTGTTGGCGCTTTGTGAAGATTGGCTAACGAACAACAGCCCGGCGAACGAGCCGGACGCGAAATCGCCGGCGCATCTGGAATATCGCCGCTCGCGCTACTGGGTGCTGGCGACCATGGCCGAGGCGTATCTGGGGCTCGATGAGGAAGAGAAATCTAAAGAACTGCTGCACCAAGCGCTGCCGATTGCGCCGGAGCAGTGGATGATCGATTCGACGCTGGAACAGATGAAAAAGCTGCGGCCTCTGCTGACACCGTCGCCGTTGCTACATCTAAAGAGCGGCAAAGAAACCAACGCTGGCAGAGCGACAGGTGCGCCGGTCAATTGA
- a CDS encoding enoyl-CoA hydratase/isomerase family protein, whose protein sequence is MAMIESRIDGGIAVLEINRPPVNSYTTELLKELDAAILDARFNDDVHAIVITGKVEKFFSAGADINMLSSKSLGFKNNFALHGHEVLMRLENTPKIVIAAINGHAVGGGLEIAMACDIRIAKKEGGRVGLAEINLGVMPGMGGTQRLPRLVGKARAMELCATGKTIAFEEALDMGLVHYIYEKDGFMDQVMDYAKQFVVPNKSSLAVGKVKRAITTGLELSLPDGLAFERELLAQTFGSEDGQEGVKAYLEKRTAQFKGK, encoded by the coding sequence ATGGCAATGATCGAATCGCGGATCGATGGTGGCATCGCCGTTTTGGAAATCAACCGACCGCCGGTCAACAGCTACACCACCGAACTGTTAAAAGAACTGGACGCGGCGATACTCGACGCCCGTTTCAACGATGACGTGCATGCGATTGTTATCACAGGCAAAGTGGAAAAGTTTTTTTCCGCCGGCGCCGACATCAACATGCTCTCCAGCAAGTCCCTCGGCTTCAAGAACAACTTTGCGCTGCACGGCCATGAAGTCTTGATGCGCCTGGAAAACACGCCGAAGATCGTCATCGCGGCAATCAACGGCCACGCCGTCGGCGGCGGTTTGGAAATCGCCATGGCCTGCGACATTAGAATCGCCAAGAAAGAAGGCGGCCGGGTCGGCTTGGCGGAAATCAATTTGGGCGTCATGCCCGGCATGGGCGGCACCCAGCGCCTGCCGCGCCTGGTTGGCAAAGCCCGCGCCATGGAGCTGTGCGCCACCGGCAAAACCATCGCCTTTGAAGAAGCCCTCGACATGGGCCTGGTGCACTACATCTACGAAAAAGACGGCTTCATGGACCAGGTGATGGACTACGCCAAGCAATTCGTGGTGCCGAACAAGAGCAGCCTCGCCGTCGGCAAAGTCAAACGCGCCATCACCACCGGCCTTGAACTGTCGTTGCCCGACGGCCTCGCCTTCGAGCGCGAGCTCCTGGCGCAAACCTTCGGCAGCGAAGACGGGCAGGAAGGCGTCAAAGCCTATCTCGAAAAACGCACGGCACAATTTAAGGGCAAATAG
- a CDS encoding CbtB-domain containing protein codes for MTENLVGITMRSRPFRREEMERIAVGRYVAGLSDPMAFALLSSAFLLASSVTLYVLLAAHYPAIHDVMHNVRHALAVVPCH; via the coding sequence TTGACAGAAAATCTGGTTGGGATAACAATGCGAAGCAGGCCGTTCAGGAGGGAAGAGATGGAACGAATAGCTGTAGGTCGTTATGTTGCCGGACTGTCTGACCCGATGGCTTTCGCGCTGCTCTCAAGCGCCTTTCTGCTGGCATCGTCGGTGACGCTCTACGTTCTGCTTGCGGCGCATTATCCGGCGATTCACGATGTCATGCACAATGTTAGACATGCGTTGGCCGTGGTGCCTTGTCACTAA
- a CDS encoding bifunctional 2-methylcitrate dehydratase/aconitate hydratase — MSTAISNIRPEPDKILVDLAEYALNYRSTSRAAIDTARYNLIDTLGCGLLALNYRECAKLLGPVVPGAVLANGARVPGTEWQLDPVQAAFNIGAMIRWLDFNDTWLAAEWGHPSDNLGGILALADYLARTTQKSFTVDDVLQAMIKAHEIQGILALENSYNRVGLDHVLLVRVATTAVATAMLGGSQEQIINALSNAWTDGGALRVYRHAPNTGSRKSWAAGDATSRGVRLALMALQGEMGYPSVLTAKTWGYYDVLFKNRPFTLGRPLGSYVMENVLFKISFPAEFHAQTAVECAIQLYPKVKDRLDAIDKVTITTQESAIRIIDKSGPLHNPADRDHCIQYMTAIGLIFGELTADHYENKIAQDPRVDRLRALMTCVEDPRYTKEYLDADKRSIANAVQVFFKDGSSTDKVAVEYPIGHRRRRAEGMPLLVKKFEENLASRFKAPQCKAILDLCNDAARLDATSVDKFTDMLASRV, encoded by the coding sequence ATGAGCACCGCAATCTCCAACATCCGTCCCGAGCCCGACAAGATCCTCGTCGACCTCGCCGAGTACGCGCTCAATTATCGATCAACCAGCCGCGCAGCCATCGATACCGCGCGCTATAATTTAATCGACACGCTGGGCTGCGGTCTCCTCGCATTGAATTATCGTGAGTGCGCCAAGCTCCTCGGCCCCGTCGTGCCCGGCGCGGTCTTGGCCAACGGCGCCCGCGTGCCCGGCACCGAGTGGCAGCTCGATCCGGTACAGGCGGCGTTCAACATCGGCGCGATGATCCGCTGGCTCGATTTCAACGACACCTGGCTGGCCGCCGAGTGGGGCCATCCGTCCGACAATCTGGGTGGCATCCTTGCGCTCGCGGATTATCTCGCGCGCACGACGCAAAAATCGTTCACGGTCGACGACGTGCTCCAGGCGATGATCAAGGCGCACGAGATTCAGGGCATCCTGGCGCTGGAAAACAGCTACAACCGCGTTGGACTCGATCACGTATTACTTGTGCGGGTCGCAACAACCGCCGTTGCCACCGCCATGCTTGGCGGCAGCCAAGAACAAATCATCAACGCGCTCTCGAACGCTTGGACCGACGGCGGCGCGCTGCGCGTCTACCGCCACGCGCCGAACACTGGCTCGCGGAAATCCTGGGCTGCCGGCGACGCCACCAGCCGCGGCGTGCGTTTGGCTCTGATGGCACTGCAGGGGGAGATGGGCTACCCATCGGTGCTGACAGCGAAGACCTGGGGCTATTATGATGTCTTGTTCAAAAATAGGCCGTTCACCCTCGGCCGGCCGCTCGGTTCGTATGTCATGGAGAACGTGCTGTTTAAGATTTCATTTCCGGCCGAGTTTCACGCGCAAACCGCCGTGGAATGCGCCATTCAACTCTATCCGAAAGTGAAAGACCGCCTCGACGCCATCGATAAAGTGACTATCACGACCCAGGAGTCAGCGATCCGCATCATCGACAAATCCGGCCCGCTGCATAACCCGGCCGATCGCGACCATTGCATTCAATACATGACCGCCATCGGCCTCATCTTTGGCGAGCTGACCGCGGACCACTACGAAAACAAGATCGCCCAGGACCCGCGCGTCGATCGACTTCGCGCGCTCATGACCTGCGTCGAAGACCCGCGCTACACGAAAGAGTATTTAGACGCCGACAAGCGCTCCATCGCCAACGCCGTGCAAGTCTTCTTCAAAGACGGCAGCAGCACCGACAAAGTCGCAGTGGAATATCCCATCGGCCATCGCCGCCGCCGCGCCGAAGGCATGCCGCTGCTGGTGAAGAAATTCGAAGAAAACCTGGCGTCGCGTTTCAAAGCGCCGCAGTGCAAAGCGATCTTAGATTTGTGCAACGATGCGGCGCGGCTCGATGCGACCAGTGTAGACAAATTTACAGATATGTTAGCGTCTAGGGTCTAG
- a CDS encoding aldehyde dehydrogenase has protein sequence MAKMFIGGESVGSVTNNTAEVRNPATGATVDTVPQGNDQDVQQAISAAEEAFKVWSDVSPEDRGVALTNAGELIKKNAGEIAQLLTQEQGKTLFEAGLEIHHLVHGLEFYAGLASKVRGSHVPLPQKGAYGMVVRQPIGVCGGIVPWNFPLTLMGTKLGPALAAGNTIIIKPASTTPLATIKVIELIAQATFGEGKAQKQLPKGTVNIVTGPGGSVGEELLRNPRIRRIAFTGSTPVGRHVMEVAGREIKRVTLELGGSDPMIVMEDANLDLAVKMADVGRYFNCGQMCLGVKRLFLQESIADNFVGGLVEILKKKTVGNGMSKETRMGPIHVGSQRQEVEEQVEDAKSRGGKVLFGGERPKGGDFDKGFFYLPTLMTNVPEDSRLTKEEVFGPALPVYTFKTLDEALEKANSSEFGLGSSIWTRNLLHANKAIDKLQAGNVWVNSLHYGYDELPFGGVKSSGVGREHGPEALDYYLEPKGVVVVNV, from the coding sequence ATGGCCAAGATGTTCATCGGCGGCGAGTCCGTCGGTTCGGTAACCAACAACACCGCCGAAGTGCGCAACCCCGCCACCGGCGCCACCGTCGACACGGTTCCCCAAGGCAATGACCAAGATGTGCAGCAAGCGATCTCTGCTGCGGAAGAAGCATTTAAAGTTTGGTCGGACGTCTCGCCGGAGGATCGCGGCGTTGCGCTGACAAATGCCGGCGAGTTGATCAAGAAAAACGCTGGCGAGATTGCCCAACTCTTGACCCAAGAGCAAGGCAAGACGCTTTTCGAAGCGGGCTTGGAGATTCACCACTTAGTCCACGGCTTGGAGTTCTACGCCGGTCTCGCCTCGAAGGTCCGCGGCTCCCATGTGCCGCTGCCACAAAAAGGCGCCTACGGCATGGTCGTGCGCCAACCTATCGGCGTCTGCGGCGGCATCGTGCCGTGGAACTTTCCCTTGACACTGATGGGCACGAAATTGGGTCCAGCGTTGGCCGCCGGCAATACGATCATTATCAAGCCGGCCAGCACCACACCGCTGGCAACGATAAAAGTCATTGAGCTCATCGCCCAGGCCACCTTCGGTGAAGGCAAAGCGCAAAAGCAATTGCCCAAAGGCACCGTGAACATCGTCACCGGCCCCGGCGGCAGCGTCGGCGAAGAGCTCTTGCGCAACCCGCGCATTCGCCGCATCGCCTTCACCGGCTCGACGCCCGTAGGGCGCCACGTCATGGAGGTCGCCGGCCGCGAGATTAAACGCGTCACGTTGGAATTGGGCGGCAGCGATCCGATGATCGTCATGGAAGACGCCAATTTGGATTTGGCCGTGAAGATGGCCGACGTCGGCCGCTATTTCAATTGCGGCCAGATGTGTTTGGGCGTGAAACGCTTGTTCCTGCAGGAATCCATCGCCGACAACTTCGTCGGCGGCTTGGTCGAAATCCTCAAAAAGAAAACCGTCGGCAACGGCATGAGCAAAGAGACCCGCATGGGGCCGATTCACGTCGGCTCGCAGCGCCAGGAAGTCGAAGAGCAAGTCGAAGACGCGAAATCGCGCGGCGGCAAAGTGCTGTTCGGCGGCGAGCGCCCGAAGGGCGGCGACTTCGACAAAGGATTTTTCTATCTGCCGACTTTGATGACCAACGTGCCGGAGGATTCCCGGCTAACGAAAGAAGAAGTTTTCGGCCCCGCCCTGCCGGTTTATACTTTCAAGACGCTCGATGAAGCGTTGGAAAAAGCCAACTCTTCGGAGTTTGGTTTGGGCTCGTCGATCTGGACGCGCAACCTCCTCCACGCTAACAAGGCGATCGACAAGCTGCAGGCCGGCAACGTCTGGGTCAACTCGCTGCACTACGGCTACGACGAGCTGCCGTTTGGCGGCGTGAAGTCGAGCGGCGTCGGCCGCGAGCATGGCCCGGAAGCGCTCGATTATTACCTCGAGCCCAAGGGCGTCGTGGTCGTCAACGTCTAA
- a CDS encoding oxaloacetate decarboxylase, whose translation MTPRQTLKQLFKRNKLLVAPGCFDGMSARLVQEAGYEAAYLSGGAVARSMGIPDIGLVTMSENIERAAQVTSVVKIPIIADADTGYGNAVNLVRTVREFERAGVAAIHIEDQITPKRCGHLDGKEVIPLAEMENKLQAALAARTDPDFCIIGRTDARGPNGFEDAIKRANAFAKLGVDAIFVEAPQTEEELAEIPRRVPNVPLLVNVFKGGKTPMLPVERLEKIGYRIAIYPSETQRAGIYAMRMALGLLKKEGTTESMDAALTTFKERDQIVALEEWQKLERQFMSVEE comes from the coding sequence ATGACCCCGCGCCAAACTCTGAAACAATTATTCAAGCGCAATAAATTATTAGTCGCCCCCGGCTGCTTCGACGGCATGTCGGCGCGGCTCGTGCAAGAAGCCGGCTACGAAGCCGCGTATCTCAGCGGCGGCGCGGTGGCGCGCAGCATGGGCATTCCCGATATCGGGCTCGTCACCATGTCGGAAAACATCGAGCGCGCCGCGCAGGTGACTTCGGTGGTGAAGATTCCAATCATCGCCGACGCCGACACCGGCTACGGCAACGCGGTCAATCTCGTTCGCACGGTGCGCGAGTTCGAGCGCGCCGGCGTGGCGGCGATCCACATCGAAGATCAGATCACGCCCAAGCGCTGCGGGCACCTGGACGGCAAAGAAGTGATTCCGCTCGCTGAGATGGAAAACAAACTGCAAGCCGCACTGGCGGCACGCACCGATCCCGATTTCTGCATCATCGGCCGCACCGACGCGCGCGGCCCCAACGGCTTCGAAGACGCGATCAAACGCGCCAACGCGTTTGCCAAGCTCGGCGTCGACGCGATTTTCGTCGAAGCGCCGCAGACCGAAGAAGAGCTGGCGGAGATACCGCGCCGCGTGCCCAACGTGCCGTTGTTAGTGAACGTCTTCAAAGGCGGCAAGACGCCGATGCTGCCGGTGGAGCGCCTAGAAAAGATCGGCTATCGCATCGCCATCTACCCGTCGGAAACCCAACGCGCCGGCATCTACGCCATGCGCATGGCGCTGGGACTATTGAAGAAAGAAGGCACGACCGAATCGATGGACGCGGCGCTGACGACGTTTAAAGAGCGCGACCAAATCGTTGCCTTAGAGGAGTGGCAGAAACTCGAGCGGCAGTTTATGTCGGTGGAAGAGTAA
- a CDS encoding amidase encodes MAFNLIETTIDQVHAAYKSGELTCRQLVQMYLDRIDALDQKGPAINSVISLNPDALKEADRLDAAYKASGPVGPLHGIPIIMKDQGDATPMPTTLGSLLFKDYVPARDSFVVDKLKKAGAIIIAKATLGELGGGDTHGSLFGSTKNPYDLERTAGGSSGGSGASVSANFCTVAVGQEGFASIRRPSTWNGVSGMRPTAGFVSRSGVYAGWPSVNGSLGPMARTLTDLAKLLDVMVGYDAEDPVTARAVGKVPDSFTKFLNKDGLKGARIGILRESMGYDAEPGSEDFNKIGEVFERAIGELKAAGAVIVDPIVIPDLKALLAKRAGSFADDEESFRNYFGRSGTMPYASRAEAMKNPDFKKVVKGSQDRWSRDPKPEANYGYLVAREQLMTNLLTVMADNKLDAIVHKSVEHQPTLIKDGINPPYVDQKGAPHINTFLVYVPSVVVPAGFTRDNLPGGITFLGRPYDDGNMIKFAYAYEQATHHRKPPASVTGL; translated from the coding sequence ATGGCCTTCAATCTCATCGAGACCACCATCGACCAAGTGCACGCCGCCTATAAATCCGGCGAGCTCACCTGCCGCCAATTAGTGCAGATGTACCTCGACCGCATCGACGCGCTCGACCAAAAGGGGCCGGCGATCAACTCGGTCATTTCGCTCAATCCCGACGCGCTCAAGGAAGCCGATCGCCTTGACGCCGCCTACAAAGCGTCCGGCCCGGTGGGCCCGCTGCACGGCATCCCGATCATCATGAAGGACCAGGGCGACGCGACACCGATGCCGACGACCTTAGGCTCGCTGCTGTTCAAAGACTACGTGCCGGCGCGCGATTCCTTCGTCGTCGACAAATTGAAAAAAGCCGGCGCGATTATTATCGCCAAAGCGACCCTCGGCGAGCTAGGCGGCGGCGACACCCACGGTTCCCTCTTCGGCTCTACGAAAAACCCCTACGACCTCGAACGCACCGCGGGCGGATCGTCCGGTGGCTCGGGCGCCAGCGTGTCGGCAAATTTTTGCACCGTCGCGGTCGGCCAGGAAGGCTTCGCGTCGATTCGCCGGCCGTCGACGTGGAACGGCGTCTCGGGCATGCGCCCGACGGCGGGGTTTGTCAGCCGCAGCGGCGTCTACGCCGGCTGGCCATCGGTCAACGGCTCGCTCGGACCCATGGCGCGCACGCTAACCGATCTCGCCAAACTGTTGGATGTCATGGTCGGCTACGATGCCGAAGACCCGGTCACCGCCCGGGCGGTCGGAAAAGTCCCCGACAGCTTCACCAAATTTCTCAACAAAGATGGCTTGAAAGGCGCGCGCATCGGCATCCTGCGCGAGTCCATGGGCTATGACGCCGAGCCGGGCTCGGAAGACTTCAACAAGATCGGCGAAGTGTTCGAGCGCGCCATTGGTGAATTGAAAGCCGCCGGCGCGGTGATCGTCGACCCGATCGTTATCCCCGATTTGAAAGCGCTGCTGGCTAAGCGGGCAGGCAGCTTCGCGGACGATGAAGAATCTTTCCGCAATTATTTTGGCCGCAGCGGCACGATGCCCTACGCCTCGCGCGCCGAGGCGATGAAGAATCCCGACTTCAAAAAAGTCGTCAAAGGCTCGCAGGACCGCTGGAGCCGCGATCCGAAACCGGAAGCCAACTACGGCTACCTCGTCGCCCGTGAGCAGCTCATGACGAACCTGCTAACCGTGATGGCCGACAATAAGCTCGACGCCATCGTCCACAAGTCCGTCGAGCACCAACCGACGCTGATCAAAGACGGCATCAACCCGCCCTACGTCGACCAAAAGGGCGCGCCGCACATCAATACATTCTTAGTTTACGTGCCGAGCGTAGTGGTGCCCGCCGGGTTTACCCGGGACAACCTGCCCGGCGGCATCACATTTTTGGGTCGCCCCTACGACGACGGCAACATGATCAAGTTCGCCTACGCCTACGAGCAGGCGACGCACCATCGCAAGCCGCCGGCGAGCGTTACCGGGCTGTAG
- a CDS encoding extracellular solute-binding protein: protein MLMMFTNGSRWGGLALAGFFILGGNLQAAEKAAPKAAPAKSLASEVAAAEAAYQKVAKELYPLAQKEGNLIIYSVWDVEHLKTIGEAFSKRFPGIKVTYWQARNPEIVTRVLTEFQGGQASVDTILSDNAPAVLRAAGAMTNYETVQKNILVLHDPTMPTVSLQIQALTFNTKKLKAADAPKSWEDVANPKFKGMVALDDPMRAGPLSSMLAGLREQWKNETRFNNFLKGLKGLGVPVHKSTSAMFRLVIAGEYAICMPALLHDVIEEIGKGTPIDYVRTVGPVVFPRQAGIYAKAPNLNAAKLFAEWAISQEGQKVIDGIGRESSRKDFKSKTAVESAFPKGTSTVPVNDKLFLENPKQWLDTFVKPIWEG, encoded by the coding sequence ATGTTAATGATGTTCACGAACGGATCACGATGGGGCGGCCTGGCGCTCGCCGGTTTCTTCATTCTAGGTGGTAACTTGCAGGCCGCCGAGAAGGCGGCGCCCAAGGCCGCGCCGGCGAAAAGCCTGGCGAGCGAGGTGGCCGCGGCCGAAGCGGCCTATCAGAAAGTCGCCAAGGAGCTTTATCCGCTGGCGCAGAAGGAAGGCAATCTGATCATCTATTCGGTTTGGGATGTGGAGCATCTCAAAACCATCGGCGAGGCGTTCTCGAAACGCTTCCCCGGTATCAAGGTGACCTATTGGCAGGCGCGTAATCCAGAGATCGTTACCCGTGTGCTAACGGAATTTCAGGGCGGCCAGGCGAGCGTCGATACCATCCTATCCGACAACGCGCCGGCGGTGCTGCGCGCCGCCGGGGCGATGACCAACTATGAAACGGTGCAGAAGAACATCTTGGTCTTGCACGATCCGACGATGCCGACGGTGAGCTTGCAGATCCAGGCGCTGACCTTCAACACCAAGAAGTTGAAAGCCGCCGATGCACCGAAAAGCTGGGAAGACGTCGCCAATCCCAAGTTCAAAGGCATGGTCGCGTTGGACGATCCGATGCGCGCCGGACCTTTGAGCTCCATGCTCGCCGGTCTACGGGAGCAATGGAAGAACGAGACCCGGTTCAATAATTTTCTGAAAGGCCTCAAAGGATTGGGCGTGCCGGTGCACAAGAGCACGAGCGCCATGTTCCGGCTGGTGATCGCCGGAGAATACGCCATCTGCATGCCGGCGCTGCTGCATGACGTTATCGAAGAGATCGGCAAGGGTACGCCGATCGATTACGTCAGAACCGTTGGCCCCGTGGTCTTCCCGCGCCAAGCGGGGATCTACGCCAAAGCGCCGAATCTCAACGCGGCGAAGCTCTTTGCCGAGTGGGCTATCTCGCAGGAAGGGCAGAAAGTGATCGATGGCATCGGCCGCGAATCGTCGCGTAAGGACTTCAAGTCCAAGACCGCGGTGGAGTCGGCGTTCCCCAAAGGGACATCAACGGTACCGGTCAACGACAAGCTGTTCTTGGAAAATCCCAAGCAGTGGCTTGATACCTTCGTCAAGCCGATCTGGGAAGGGTAA
- a CDS encoding glutathione S-transferase family protein, translating into MIRLFEYPPSSNCQKVRLVLAEKNLPYESVLVNLRKNEQKRPEYLAINPYGLVPAMEDNGIVIYESTIINEYLEEAYPQVPLLPKEVGARCRVRLLEDFRDNHLYPAMKVISAATRGVKKEERDRAKIDAAFDSLQPMFQRLEDELAGKDYLVGSYSLADIAFTPNMARQIDLGVGLPARYPRIRAWVERVMNRRNYKTIAEFVSQH; encoded by the coding sequence ATGATCCGTTTATTCGAATATCCACCGTCGAGCAATTGTCAGAAAGTCCGGCTTGTGCTGGCAGAAAAAAATCTGCCCTACGAGTCGGTGCTGGTGAACCTGCGCAAGAACGAGCAGAAGCGGCCGGAGTATTTGGCGATCAATCCCTACGGTTTGGTGCCGGCCATGGAAGACAACGGCATCGTTATCTACGAGTCGACGATCATCAATGAATATCTCGAAGAAGCCTACCCGCAGGTGCCGCTGCTGCCGAAGGAGGTCGGCGCGCGCTGCAGGGTGCGCCTGCTCGAAGACTTTCGCGACAATCATCTTTATCCGGCTATGAAAGTGATCTCAGCGGCGACGCGCGGCGTGAAAAAGGAAGAACGGGATCGCGCTAAGATCGACGCAGCGTTCGATTCCTTGCAACCGATGTTTCAACGCTTGGAAGACGAGCTTGCCGGCAAAGATTATTTGGTCGGCAGTTACAGCCTCGCCGACATCGCTTTTACGCCCAACATGGCGCGCCAGATCGATCTCGGTGTCGGCCTGCCGGCGCGCTATCCGCGCATCCGCGCCTGGGTCGAGCGCGTGATGAATCGGCGCAACTACAAAACCATCGCCGAGTTTGTTTCGCAGCACTGA